In the Pseudothauera hydrothermalis genome, one interval contains:
- a CDS encoding FecR family protein, protein MTPSDLARAETLCEQSSADAQAAWWWLQHCEGALDDADTPLARGFAEWLAADPAHREAWQAMLDTAQALAQLPADVFAAHGRPAVVHTDACRLPVTGRTRRAFMTQAACAAGVIATAGLGAWWMVGQQLARPQFALTHATARGQLHTLSLPDGSQVHLDTDSEVAIALYADRREVRLLRGQALFEVTADWARPFQVDAGMTRVTVLGTRFQVRHVSAGVDVAVAAGRVRVRRRPPGGQQAADGPADSGAVLGPGDALWSDAAGYPAALRAVAVGTVAAWRDGRLSFDNTPLSEALAEFARYGDTGLVLGDERVASLRVTGSFEIARVQDFARALPRVLPVALRRRDGRTEIIAR, encoded by the coding sequence ATGACGCCTTCCGACTTGGCTCGCGCCGAGACCCTGTGTGAACAGTCTTCTGCCGATGCGCAGGCGGCTTGGTGGTGGCTGCAGCATTGCGAGGGGGCGCTGGATGATGCCGACACACCGTTGGCACGCGGCTTTGCCGAATGGCTCGCGGCCGACCCGGCCCATCGCGAGGCTTGGCAGGCCATGCTCGACACCGCGCAAGCGTTGGCGCAGTTGCCGGCCGATGTCTTCGCTGCGCATGGCCGGCCAGCCGTCGTGCACACCGACGCCTGTCGCCTGCCTGTGACCGGCCGTACGCGCCGGGCCTTTATGACTCAAGCTGCATGCGCAGCCGGCGTCATTGCAACGGCAGGGCTGGGTGCTTGGTGGATGGTCGGCCAACAGCTCGCCCGGCCGCAGTTTGCGCTCACTCACGCCACCGCGCGGGGGCAACTGCACACACTGAGCTTGCCAGACGGCAGCCAAGTACATTTGGACACCGACAGCGAGGTGGCTATTGCGTTGTACGCTGATCGCCGCGAAGTCCGGCTGCTGCGCGGCCAGGCCCTGTTCGAGGTAACGGCGGATTGGGCGCGCCCTTTTCAGGTCGATGCCGGCATGACCCGTGTGACCGTGCTCGGCACCCGTTTCCAGGTCCGCCATGTAAGTGCCGGCGTGGACGTGGCGGTGGCCGCCGGGCGCGTCCGGGTGCGTCGTCGCCCGCCCGGGGGCCAGCAGGCGGCGGACGGGCCGGCAGACAGCGGCGCGGTGCTTGGCCCCGGTGATGCACTGTGGTCCGATGCCGCCGGCTATCCCGCGGCGCTGCGTGCGGTCGCAGTGGGTACCGTGGCGGCCTGGCGGGATGGCCGGCTCAGCTTCGACAACACCCCGCTGAGCGAAGCGCTGGCTGAATTTGCGCGTTATGGTGACACCGGTCTGGTGCTCGGCGATGAGCGCGTGGCCTCGTTGCGCGTTACCGGAAGCTTCGAAATTGCCCGCGTTCAGGACTTCGCCCGAGCGCTGCCGCGCGTACTGCCTGTGGCACTGCGCAGGCGTGACGGACGCACGGAAATCATTGCACGCTAG
- the rpsD gene encoding 30S ribosomal protein S4, with protein sequence MSRYTGPRLKVQRALGVALPGLSRKSPEQRNYPPGQHGAKPKRKSDFGLRLMEKQKLRLNYGLTEGQIRRLFREAKNAKAPTGDKLLELLERRLDNFVFRAGFAPTAVAARQLVRHRHVLLNGRSVNIPSIRIKPGDTITLTEKGRRIPATAECLVEPALSRPEWLHFDEQTLSATVTRLPDPSEVPFPIEVQHVVEYYAVRL encoded by the coding sequence GTGTCCCGTTATACCGGCCCCCGCCTCAAAGTTCAGCGTGCGCTCGGCGTTGCGCTGCCCGGCCTGTCCCGCAAATCGCCCGAACAGCGCAACTACCCTCCCGGCCAGCACGGCGCCAAGCCCAAACGCAAATCAGACTTCGGCCTGCGTCTGATGGAAAAGCAGAAACTGCGTTTGAACTACGGCTTGACCGAAGGCCAGATCCGTCGCCTGTTCCGCGAAGCCAAAAACGCCAAGGCGCCCACCGGCGACAAATTGCTCGAACTGCTCGAACGCCGCCTGGACAATTTTGTTTTCCGTGCCGGCTTCGCTCCCACCGCCGTCGCTGCGCGCCAGTTGGTGCGTCATCGCCATGTGCTGCTCAACGGCCGTTCGGTCAACATCCCGTCGATTCGCATCAAACCGGGCGACACCATCACGCTGACCGAGAAGGGGCGCCGCATCCCTGCCACCGCGGAGTGCCTGGTCGAACCCGCACTGAGTCGCCCAGAGTGGTTGCACTTCGATGAGCAAACGCTCAGCGCCACCGTAACCCGTTTGCCCGACCCGTCGGAGGTGCCCTTCCCGATCGAAGTCCAGCATGTGGTCGAGTACTACGCGGTGAGGCTGTAA
- a CDS encoding TonB-dependent receptor plug domain-containing protein encodes MIVNPEQDDFDQRQHARSTKLVYGREELDRMNELTIGDYLRRMPSVTFTGPPGNPKDVRVRGMDKGYTQILIDGEAVSSGTKERQIQVDRIPLDMVERIELIRAPSADMPNEGMMGTINIVLRNAPDKPVANARLAIGRLFGEKANKDSWNLSGQYGNGNGDLRWLLNASVGQRADLKSKRTDETSYNAGGAAVGRKLVFEDERVVTDTADFAPRLNLRLSADDELVLTPWITRSDERKNRPKDKSKYNGAPFTDPATVTDDGRIVEDEDKLRETWRLRAEWKRSLGQGQLSVYAATQQGGETRDKTTLDYKANGSLTKVALERDDKDEREWYAGVRATQVIGAHKVSAGAEYRDASREDAKTVQEGASWAALAPMAAGRGDSFDIRERRWTFFIQDEIALGGGHFLTPGVRWLHNRQEAVDGLGASSGGTVRASTPSLHYLWQVDGRNNLRASLTRTLKPPKFDDLSTVTASSDGTLAKPDVSGNPALRPEKALGVELGWEHFLPQGGGVLGANLFHRDIEDMVQARTELEGSRYVQRPQNVGDARVWGWELDARPQMDIIGLPELMLRFNYTRLYSRITDATTGLTTRIKDQPPYVYNIGFDWQLPKWDGAWGVNYNYTPKYLKNPTEPLKADYESEQKLLDLYVMKRLSRDLALRLTASNLLDMKKVKDKAEYNGAGVMTKATTEVERGGRAFFVALEGKW; translated from the coding sequence GTGATCGTCAATCCTGAGCAGGACGACTTCGATCAACGTCAGCATGCGCGCTCCACCAAGCTCGTGTACGGCCGGGAAGAACTCGACCGGATGAACGAACTGACCATCGGCGACTACCTGCGCCGCATGCCCAGCGTGACCTTCACCGGCCCGCCGGGGAACCCCAAGGATGTTCGCGTACGCGGCATGGACAAGGGCTACACGCAGATCCTGATCGACGGCGAAGCGGTCTCCTCCGGCACCAAGGAACGCCAGATCCAGGTCGACCGCATCCCCCTCGACATGGTCGAACGTATCGAGCTGATCCGCGCGCCCTCGGCCGACATGCCCAATGAGGGCATGATGGGTACGATCAACATCGTCCTGCGCAATGCGCCGGACAAGCCGGTGGCGAACGCCCGCCTGGCCATCGGCCGGCTGTTCGGCGAGAAGGCAAATAAAGACAGTTGGAACCTGTCGGGCCAGTATGGCAACGGCAACGGCGATCTGCGCTGGCTGCTCAACGCCTCGGTCGGCCAGCGTGCCGATCTCAAGAGCAAGCGCACCGACGAAACCTCCTACAACGCGGGTGGGGCGGCTGTCGGCCGTAAGCTGGTGTTCGAGGACGAGCGCGTGGTGACCGACACGGCGGACTTCGCGCCGCGTCTGAACCTGCGACTGTCGGCCGATGACGAACTGGTGCTGACCCCCTGGATTACCCGCTCCGACGAGCGCAAAAACAGGCCCAAGGACAAGTCCAAGTACAACGGCGCCCCCTTCACCGATCCGGCCACCGTCACCGACGACGGACGCATCGTCGAAGATGAGGACAAGTTGCGCGAGACTTGGCGTCTGCGGGCCGAATGGAAACGTTCGCTCGGCCAAGGGCAGCTATCGGTCTATGCCGCCACCCAGCAAGGCGGGGAGACCAGGGACAAGACCACGCTCGATTACAAGGCGAACGGCAGCCTCACCAAGGTGGCGCTGGAGCGCGACGACAAGGACGAGCGCGAATGGTACGCGGGCGTGCGGGCGACACAAGTAATCGGCGCGCACAAAGTGTCGGCCGGCGCCGAGTACCGCGACGCCAGCCGCGAGGACGCCAAGACCGTGCAGGAAGGCGCAAGCTGGGCGGCGTTGGCCCCCATGGCGGCAGGGCGTGGCGACAGCTTCGACATCCGCGAGCGCCGTTGGACGTTCTTTATTCAAGATGAGATCGCCCTGGGCGGTGGCCATTTCCTCACCCCCGGCGTGCGCTGGCTGCACAACCGTCAGGAGGCGGTGGACGGCCTCGGGGCGTCCTCGGGCGGGACGGTACGTGCCAGTACGCCGTCGCTCCATTACCTGTGGCAAGTCGACGGACGCAACAACCTCAGGGCCAGCCTCACCCGCACGCTCAAACCGCCGAAGTTCGACGACCTGTCCACGGTGACCGCGTCGAGCGACGGCACCCTGGCCAAACCGGATGTGTCCGGCAATCCCGCCCTGCGGCCGGAGAAGGCGCTGGGGGTGGAGCTGGGGTGGGAGCATTTCCTGCCCCAGGGCGGGGGCGTGCTGGGTGCCAACCTCTTTCATCGCGACATCGAGGACATGGTCCAGGCACGCACCGAGCTGGAAGGCTCCCGCTATGTGCAGCGCCCGCAGAACGTCGGCGACGCCAGGGTGTGGGGGTGGGAACTGGACGCCCGTCCGCAGATGGACATCATCGGCCTGCCTGAGTTGATGCTGCGCTTCAACTACACCCGCTTGTACTCGCGCATCACCGACGCCACCACCGGCCTGACCACCCGCATCAAGGACCAGCCGCCGTATGTCTACAACATCGGCTTCGACTGGCAATTGCCCAAATGGGACGGCGCCTGGGGGGTGAACTACAACTACACACCGAAGTACCTGAAAAACCCGACCGAGCCGCTGAAAGCAGACTACGAGTCCGAACAGAAGCTGCTCGATCTGTACGTCATGAAGCGGCTGTCGCGCGATCTGGCCCTGCGTTTGACCGCCTCCAACCTGCTGGACATGAAGAAGGTCAAGGACAAAGCCGAATACAACGGCGCCGGGGTCATGACCAAGGCAACGACCGAAGTGGAGCGTGGCGGACGGGCCTTCTTCGTGGCGCTGGAAGGCAAGTGGTAA
- a CDS encoding sigma-70 family RNA polymerase sigma factor, which yields MLERYYRELLAYFSGALNDREHAADVVQEAYARVLALQESGHAVREPRALLFRAARSAIIDGHRRAQVRSAAQGDAGATEEVAAPTADEPEVQLANKRAANRLLAAIEALPPRCREAFVLFKLEGLPQAEIARRMGISRNAVEKHVIAGMVACRRALRDGET from the coding sequence GTGTTAGAACGTTATTACCGCGAACTGCTGGCCTATTTTTCCGGCGCTTTGAACGACCGCGAGCATGCCGCCGATGTGGTCCAGGAAGCCTATGCGCGCGTGCTGGCGCTGCAAGAGAGCGGCCATGCGGTGCGCGAGCCGCGTGCGTTACTCTTTCGGGCCGCACGCAGCGCGATCATCGACGGCCATCGGCGCGCGCAGGTGCGTAGCGCAGCGCAAGGCGATGCGGGCGCGACCGAGGAGGTCGCGGCGCCGACCGCGGATGAGCCGGAAGTCCAGTTGGCCAACAAACGGGCTGCCAACCGCCTGCTGGCTGCGATCGAGGCTTTGCCCCCGCGCTGTCGGGAGGCTTTCGTGCTGTTCAAGCTCGAGGGGCTGCCACAGGCCGAGATTGCCCGCCGCATGGGTATTTCGCGTAACGCGGTGGAAAAGCATGTGATAGCCGGCATGGTTGCTTGCCGTCGCGCTTTACGGGATGGTGAAACGTGA
- a CDS encoding PepSY domain-containing protein, producing the protein MNLKARDWHNWVSVLLILPMLLVGFTSIFLAHKKELGLNEIDLTPYVGWLPGYGASAMRAMSPEIRSTATLADGSTLVGTQNGLFRADAAGVTAVAELAGDQVRDILPMTWGVIVAAKSGVWLEQDGRWQRVLKGDAWNASANLDGSVTVTLKERGPLSSPDGRFWSAPAVLVAGIASLPLEEIPPERVTLGKLMIDLHTGKAFLGKDGEWVWIDLLGFVWIFLGFTGLWLWWRTQTKKRDAAIKRAQTQPGIAHA; encoded by the coding sequence ATGAACCTGAAAGCCCGCGACTGGCACAACTGGGTGTCGGTGCTGCTCATCCTGCCGATGCTGCTGGTGGGGTTCACCTCGATCTTTCTGGCTCACAAGAAAGAGCTGGGGCTCAACGAGATCGACCTCACACCCTATGTCGGCTGGCTGCCCGGATACGGCGCGAGCGCGATGCGCGCGATGTCCCCGGAAATCCGCAGCACTGCGACACTGGCCGATGGCAGTACTCTGGTCGGCACGCAAAACGGCCTGTTCCGCGCGGATGCTGCCGGCGTTACCGCGGTGGCCGAACTGGCTGGCGACCAGGTGCGTGACATCCTGCCCATGACCTGGGGCGTCATCGTCGCCGCCAAGAGCGGTGTCTGGCTGGAACAGGACGGCCGCTGGCAGCGCGTGCTCAAGGGTGACGCCTGGAATGCCAGCGCCAACCTGGATGGCTCGGTCACCGTCACCTTGAAAGAGCGCGGCCCGCTCAGTAGTCCGGATGGCCGCTTCTGGAGCGCACCGGCCGTCTTGGTGGCTGGCATTGCCAGCCTGCCCCTTGAAGAGATCCCGCCGGAGCGGGTGACCCTGGGCAAGCTGATGATCGACCTGCACACCGGCAAGGCTTTCCTGGGTAAAGACGGCGAATGGGTCTGGATCGATTTGCTGGGCTTCGTGTGGATCTTCCTGGGGTTTACCGGCTTGTGGCTATGGTGGCGCACGCAAACAAAGAAGCGCGATGCTGCCATCAAGCGCGCCCAGACTCAGCCCGGGATTGCGCATGCCTGA
- a CDS encoding DUF2149 domain-containing protein, whose amino-acid sequence MSLRLMDDFEADDPVLSVVNLIDVFLVIIAALLLAIANNPMNPFTQDELTIIKNPGQPNMEMIVKKGQIIERYQASGQIGSGEGSRAGVAYRMKDGSFIYVPEANE is encoded by the coding sequence ATGAGCCTGCGACTGATGGACGATTTTGAAGCCGACGATCCGGTGCTTTCGGTGGTCAATTTGATCGACGTTTTTTTGGTCATCATCGCCGCGCTGCTGCTGGCGATTGCCAACAACCCGATGAATCCGTTCACGCAAGACGAGCTGACCATCATCAAAAACCCGGGGCAGCCGAACATGGAGATGATCGTCAAAAAGGGTCAGATCATCGAGCGCTACCAAGCCAGCGGCCAGATCGGCAGCGGCGAGGGTTCACGCGCTGGCGTGGCGTATCGGATGAAGGATGGCTCCTTCATTTATGTGCCGGAGGCCAATGAATGA
- the cobN gene encoding cobaltochelatase subunit CobN, whose protein sequence is MALSSFFFKFHSSHARRRRYLLLSLTLVLLVAATALWWASRPLGQPVVIVSSDFVPGGKFATLMRIAADAGVELRVANIDHDDAVRLAEILAGAGLVVLDTPREEDGRRMQEALGDLLERPDMPWLQVTARGARMGGGLDAVRGETLYDYYRNGTARNFAGFFAYVRHHLFGERSVAVPEPVIFPASGIYHPDHPNLVVASLSEYRSWLGAERAARRPAVGIVVHQANIGNMDIAHIDALVRRLEARGALPVVFYHPLMAEAGALDIVTEAGRAAVDVMVNFQAMYQDRRREDYLRLDVPVLQAMTWREGDAAHWRASAVGISSTAVPFALAIPEQAGLADPLVVAAVENGRATLIPEQADALVAKLLRIARLRSTPNADKRLALMFYNYPPGEKNISASFLNVPRSLARLSQVLGAAGYSVQAVAEQTLTDTLTRLMAPFYRGGQLEALLADDLAARLPLAEYRAWFDTLPAGVRERVSGHWGAPEDDPMLLGDGAGCSFVIPRLMLGNLMLMPQPPRGRVGEAAEKAIYHDTKVPLTHFYMAVYLYARQSFGADALIHFGTHGSQEWTPGKERGLSVYDDPYLVLGDLPVVYPYIVDNIGEATQAKRRGRATIVTHQTPPFAPAGLHDTLTPLHDLIHQYELLDEGAVKARTRAAIVDEAARLNLLEDIGWTAERARADFKPFERELHDWLHSLAQSAQPLGLHTLGEAPATEHRIGTVMQMLGAPLYATLGLKEPDELFVDDYRNLQASAPYRLLAEHLLQPSAATPANDPARAALLAEGRRYFEALSAAGEHQGLLRALAGRFIDTQYGGDPVRNPDSLPTGRNLYGFDPSRLPTEQAWRAGGEAFAQLLAAYRAEHGREMTKVTFSLWSVEAMRHLGVLEAQVFHALGVKPVWDRFGRITDVEVIPRAELGRPRVDVVVSATGLYRDHFPNVMRQIARAVEKVAALDEPDNAVRANTLALENSLLAQGFAPAEARLHALTRIFSSESGAYGTGLDDATLATDTWEAESKLAELYLARMQFAYGPDEARWGEKVARPDGAADFNLYAEHLKGTEAAVLARSSNLYGMLTTDDPFQYLGGIGQAVRHLGGATPGLYISNLRDPAQGKVESAARFLAAELRARYFHPQWIEAMQQEGYAGTLNVLDTVNNFWGWTAVAPEIVRDDQWQSFFDVYINDALNLGMEAWFERHNPTARAQIAERMLEATRKEYWQTDEATLRRLVEVYADAVARLDYQPTSSKVDDYVEALAAGFGLNLAAAPAPADSAAAAGSETVTGQVLEKQPAPQPENTPIRWADLLLAALTLSALFAGGLRQARQAKPPLRPLP, encoded by the coding sequence ATGGCTTTGTCATCGTTTTTTTTCAAATTCCACTCGTCGCATGCCCGGCGTCGTCGCTACCTGCTGCTTTCGCTCACCTTGGTGCTGCTGGTAGCGGCCACTGCATTGTGGTGGGCCAGTCGTCCGCTGGGTCAGCCGGTGGTGATCGTGAGCAGCGACTTTGTGCCCGGCGGCAAGTTTGCAACGCTGATGCGCATTGCGGCGGACGCCGGGGTCGAGCTGCGTGTGGCCAACATCGACCATGATGATGCCGTCCGCTTGGCAGAAATTTTGGCTGGCGCAGGCTTGGTAGTGCTCGACACCCCCCGCGAAGAAGACGGGCGGCGGATGCAGGAAGCGCTTGGTGACTTGCTCGAGCGCCCGGACATGCCTTGGCTGCAAGTAACCGCGCGTGGCGCCCGGATGGGCGGTGGGCTGGATGCCGTCCGTGGCGAAACGCTCTATGACTATTACCGCAATGGTACTGCGCGTAACTTTGCGGGCTTTTTTGCTTATGTGCGGCATCACTTGTTTGGTGAGCGATCGGTGGCTGTGCCTGAGCCGGTCATCTTCCCGGCCTCTGGCATCTACCATCCCGATCACCCAAACCTGGTGGTTGCCAGCTTGAGCGAATACCGGTCCTGGCTGGGTGCCGAGCGCGCAGCGCGCCGCCCAGCGGTGGGTATCGTGGTGCATCAGGCCAACATCGGCAACATGGACATCGCACATATCGACGCCCTGGTGCGTCGGCTGGAAGCGCGTGGGGCGCTACCGGTGGTGTTTTACCACCCCCTGATGGCCGAGGCCGGTGCGCTGGACATCGTCACCGAAGCGGGGCGCGCCGCGGTGGATGTGATGGTCAATTTTCAGGCCATGTATCAGGACCGTCGGCGCGAGGACTACCTGCGCCTGGATGTGCCGGTGCTGCAGGCGATGACCTGGCGCGAGGGGGATGCCGCCCACTGGCGGGCCAGCGCAGTGGGCATATCGAGTACTGCGGTGCCGTTTGCCCTGGCCATTCCCGAACAGGCCGGCTTGGCCGACCCCTTGGTGGTGGCCGCGGTGGAGAACGGGCGTGCCACCTTGATTCCGGAACAAGCCGACGCCTTGGTGGCCAAGCTGCTGCGGATCGCGCGTCTGCGTAGCACACCGAATGCCGACAAGCGGCTGGCGCTGATGTTCTACAACTATCCGCCGGGCGAAAAAAACATTTCCGCCTCGTTTCTAAATGTGCCGCGCAGTCTGGCACGGCTGAGCCAGGTATTGGGTGCGGCCGGCTACAGTGTGCAAGCGGTGGCCGAGCAGACCCTGACAGACACGCTGACCCGCCTGATGGCACCGTTTTACCGTGGCGGCCAGCTCGAAGCGTTACTGGCCGACGATCTTGCCGCCCGCTTGCCGCTGGCCGAATACCGCGCCTGGTTCGATACGCTGCCGGCGGGCGTGCGCGAGCGAGTAAGCGGCCATTGGGGCGCGCCCGAGGACGATCCGATGTTGCTGGGCGACGGTGCCGGGTGCTCCTTTGTCATTCCTCGGCTGATGCTGGGCAACCTGATGTTGATGCCGCAGCCACCACGCGGGAGGGTTGGCGAGGCGGCCGAGAAAGCCATCTATCATGACACCAAGGTGCCGCTCACACATTTCTACATGGCGGTCTACCTGTATGCCCGCCAGAGCTTTGGCGCCGATGCGTTGATTCATTTCGGCACGCACGGCAGTCAAGAATGGACGCCGGGCAAGGAACGCGGGCTGTCGGTGTATGACGATCCGTACCTGGTGCTGGGCGATTTGCCGGTGGTCTATCCTTACATCGTCGATAACATCGGCGAAGCCACCCAGGCCAAGCGCCGCGGGCGCGCCACCATCGTCACCCACCAGACGCCACCGTTTGCGCCGGCCGGGCTGCATGACACGCTCACACCGTTGCACGACCTCATCCACCAGTACGAGCTGCTCGACGAAGGCGCGGTCAAAGCGCGCACCCGGGCTGCAATCGTCGACGAGGCCGCGCGCCTGAACCTGCTCGAAGACATCGGCTGGACCGCCGAGCGCGCCCGTGCAGACTTCAAGCCCTTCGAGCGCGAACTGCACGACTGGCTGCACAGCCTGGCGCAAAGCGCGCAGCCGCTGGGTCTGCATACGCTGGGTGAGGCGCCGGCAACCGAGCATCGCATTGGCACCGTGATGCAGATGCTGGGTGCGCCGCTCTACGCCACGCTCGGCCTCAAAGAACCGGACGAACTGTTCGTGGATGACTATCGTAATTTGCAGGCTTCGGCGCCCTATCGCCTACTCGCCGAGCATCTTCTACAGCCCAGCGCGGCGACGCCGGCCAATGATCCCGCGCGCGCAGCACTGTTGGCCGAAGGGCGGCGATATTTCGAAGCGCTGTCTGCAGCTGGCGAGCATCAGGGTCTACTGCGCGCGCTTGCAGGGCGTTTCATCGATACCCAGTACGGTGGCGACCCGGTGCGTAACCCAGACAGCTTGCCCACCGGGCGCAATCTCTACGGCTTCGATCCGTCGCGCCTGCCCACCGAGCAAGCCTGGCGGGCCGGCGGAGAGGCTTTTGCCCAGCTGCTGGCCGCTTATCGCGCCGAGCATGGCCGGGAGATGACCAAAGTGACCTTCTCGCTGTGGTCGGTGGAGGCCATGCGCCACCTCGGGGTGCTCGAAGCTCAGGTATTTCACGCGCTGGGCGTCAAACCGGTATGGGATCGCTTTGGGCGCATCACCGACGTCGAGGTGATCCCGCGCGCCGAGCTCGGCCGTCCGCGGGTGGACGTGGTTGTCTCGGCCACCGGTTTGTACCGCGATCACTTCCCGAATGTCATGCGTCAGATTGCGCGTGCGGTGGAAAAGGTGGCCGCGCTGGACGAACCGGATAATGCGGTGCGTGCCAACACCTTGGCGCTGGAAAACAGCTTGCTGGCGCAAGGGTTTGCCCCCGCCGAAGCCCGCCTGCACGCGCTGACCCGCATCTTTTCCAGTGAAAGCGGGGCTTACGGCACCGGCTTGGACGATGCCACCTTGGCCACCGACACCTGGGAAGCCGAAAGCAAATTGGCCGAGCTTTACCTTGCGCGTATGCAGTTCGCCTATGGGCCGGACGAGGCGCGCTGGGGTGAAAAGGTTGCGCGGCCGGACGGTGCGGCAGATTTCAACCTCTATGCCGAGCACCTCAAGGGCACCGAGGCCGCGGTGCTGGCGCGCTCGTCCAACCTCTACGGCATGCTGACCACCGACGACCCGTTCCAGTACCTTGGCGGCATCGGACAGGCGGTGCGCCACCTGGGCGGTGCTACGCCGGGGCTGTACATCAGCAACTTGCGCGATCCAGCGCAAGGCAAGGTCGAGTCGGCAGCCCGCTTCCTGGCCGCCGAGTTGCGCGCGCGTTACTTCCACCCGCAGTGGATCGAGGCCATGCAGCAGGAAGGCTACGCCGGCACGCTCAACGTGCTGGATACGGTCAACAATTTCTGGGGGTGGACCGCAGTGGCGCCGGAAATCGTGCGCGATGACCAGTGGCAGAGCTTCTTTGATGTGTACATCAACGATGCTCTCAACCTCGGCATGGAGGCGTGGTTCGAGCGCCACAACCCGACCGCCCGCGCGCAGATCGCCGAGCGCATGCTTGAAGCCACACGCAAGGAGTACTGGCAGACCGACGAGGCCACCCTGCGCCGCTTGGTCGAAGTCTATGCAGACGCGGTGGCGCGGCTCGACTACCAACCGACGAGCAGCAAAGTCGACGATTACGTCGAAGCCCTGGCCGCCGGTTTTGGTTTGAATCTGGCCGCAGCGCCCGCGCCGGCCGACAGCGCCGCAGCGGCCGGAAGCGAAACCGTCACCGGGCAGGTGCTGGAAAAGCAGCCCGCGCCTCAGCCTGAGAACACCCCCATCCGGTGGGCGGATCTTTTGCTCGCCGCGCTGACCCTTTCTGCCCTGTTCGCTGGCGGCCTGCGCCAAGCCCGACAAGCGAAGCCGCCGCTACGGCCGTTGCCCTGA
- a CDS encoding MotA/TolQ/ExbB proton channel family protein, translating to MSHFIESSMYELSQLFMLPVLLLVTLLFLYAFHALGGFIVEVRQRRRDDPRAFVLHAALHAEPTLTATELEAIAVRRLEVLRIATRVGPMLGLVATMIPMGPALMALAEGNLQDVSRNLTVAFSAVILALIASAITYCVVSVRRRWLATELAELEKRALAVPARPAAHDDAVAQLATEGVQ from the coding sequence ATGTCGCACTTTATCGAATCGTCGATGTACGAGCTGAGCCAATTGTTCATGCTGCCGGTGCTGTTACTGGTCACGCTGCTGTTTTTGTATGCCTTTCATGCCTTGGGCGGCTTCATCGTCGAAGTGCGCCAGCGCCGCCGCGACGATCCGCGCGCTTTTGTGCTGCATGCTGCGCTGCATGCCGAGCCAACGCTGACGGCGACCGAGCTGGAAGCGATCGCAGTGCGCCGTCTGGAAGTGCTGCGCATTGCTACCCGTGTTGGACCGATGCTCGGCCTGGTGGCGACCATGATTCCGATGGGGCCGGCGCTGATGGCGCTGGCCGAAGGCAATCTGCAAGATGTCAGCCGCAACCTCACGGTGGCCTTTTCGGCAGTGATCCTGGCCTTGATCGCCTCGGCCATCACCTACTGCGTGGTCAGCGTGCGCAGACGCTGGTTGGCCACCGAGCTGGCGGAACTGGAAAAGCGCGCTCTCGCGGTGCCTGCGCGACCTGCAGCGCATGACGATGCGGTCGCGCAGCTTGCCACGGAGGGTGTGCAATGA
- a CDS encoding TonB-dependent receptor, producing MRMRPLALACLALAVPPAFADSADSILGELSVTAKGYAADELDTPAATLSLSRDQLQRRGAHNVGEALRGEPGLAVSGDSAQGQNPVIRGLKKESVVLLVDGIRFNSAQPAGAIASFMSLPLAERVEVVKGPASVLYGSGALGGAINVRLPQARFEPGVGLDTAVSWDSASRGMRATGVMNAANQDHALMLGASLARIDDYRAPSSVR from the coding sequence ATGAGAATGCGCCCCCTTGCCCTGGCTTGCCTCGCCTTAGCCGTGCCGCCTGCGTTTGCCGACTCTGCCGACAGCATACTGGGCGAACTCAGCGTGACCGCCAAAGGATATGCTGCGGATGAGCTGGACACCCCGGCTGCCACGCTGTCGCTGTCGCGCGACCAACTGCAGCGCCGCGGCGCGCACAACGTCGGCGAGGCGCTGCGCGGCGAACCCGGCCTGGCGGTCTCCGGCGACAGCGCCCAGGGTCAGAACCCGGTGATCCGCGGGCTGAAGAAGGAGAGCGTGGTGCTCTTGGTCGACGGCATCCGCTTCAACTCCGCACAGCCGGCCGGAGCGATCGCTTCCTTCATGAGCCTGCCGCTGGCCGAGCGCGTGGAAGTGGTCAAAGGTCCGGCCTCGGTGCTGTACGGCAGCGGCGCGTTGGGCGGAGCGATCAACGTGCGCTTGCCGCAGGCGCGCTTCGAACCCGGTGTCGGGCTGGACACCGCCGTTTCCTGGGATAGCGCCAGCCGCGGCATGCGTGCCACCGGCGTGATGAACGCGGCCAACCAGGACCACGCGCTGATGTTGGGTGCTTCGCTAGCGCGCATCGACGACTACCGGGCGCCCAGCTCGGTGAGGTGA